A region of Vitis riparia cultivar Riparia Gloire de Montpellier isolate 1030 chromosome 12, EGFV_Vit.rip_1.0, whole genome shotgun sequence DNA encodes the following proteins:
- the LOC117927141 gene encoding transcription factor PIF4-like codes for MNHHLLPDWNIEGDVPVTNQKKPMGQEHELVELLWRNGQVVLHSQTQRKSGLAPNESKQVQKHDQTMLRNGGSCGNWSNLIQDEESISWIQYPLDDSLDKEFCSNLFMELPPNDPVQPEKPVRHSEQEKSVPNVVPSSQQPIFKHLGSPEFPGNPMPPPKFQVPGSVQQNCSSGGFGKIVNFPNFSFPGRTNLGSSKAQLGGKGSGNMAQGGDAKEGSVVTVGLSHCGSNQVVNEADLSRFSSSGVGTGCLSSGHVKDNVPRIVSQGDRRQTETLEPTVTSSSGGGSGSSFGRTYKQSTDTNSHKRKGREAEESECQSEAAEHESAARNKASQRSGSTRRSRAAEVHNLSERRRRDRINEKMKALQELIPHSNKSDKASMLDEAIEYLKSLQLQLQLMWMGGGVAPMMFPGVQHYMARMGMGMCPPPLPSIHNPMHLPRVQLVDQSTSAVPPPNQPPICQTPVLNPVNYQNQMQNPNFSEQFAHYLGFHPMQTPSQPMNVFSFGSQSHPMASPATTGGTSTAAAAVDGAPGSKLG; via the exons ATGAATCACCACCTTCTTCCAGATTGGAATATTGAAGGCGATGTCCCTGTAACCAATCAGAAGAAACCCATGGG GCAAGAGCATGAGCTTGTAGAGCTCTTATGGCGAAATGGGCAGGTGGTATTGCACAGCCAAACACAGAGAAAATCCGGTCTTGCTCCAAATGAGTCTAAACAAGTTCAGAAACATGATCAAACCATGCTAAGGAATGGTGGGTCATGTGGGAATTGGAGTAATTTGATTCAGGATGAGGAGTCAATCTCATGGATCCAATACCCACTGGACGATTCCCTTGACAAGGAGTTCTGTTCTAATTTGTTCATGGAATTGCCGCCCAATGATCCAGTTCAGCCTGAAAAGCCTGTTAGACACTCTGAACAAGAAAAGTCTGTCCCCAATGTCGTCCCCAGCTCACAACAACCTATTTTTAAGCATTTGGGTAGCCCTGAATTCCCAGGAAACCCAATGCCGCCGCCTAAGTTTCAGGTTCCTGGTTCAGTCCAGCAGAATTGCAGCTCAGGAGGATTTGGAAAGATTGTTAACTTTCCTAACTTTTCATTCCCAGGGAGAACCAATTTAGGATCTTCCAAGGCACAACTGGGGGGAAAGGGATCAGGAAATATGGCACAAGGAGGAGATGCTAAAGAGGGTTCAGTCGTGACAGTTGGGCTGAGCCACTGCGGCAGCAATCAAGTTGTGAATGAGGCTGACTTGAGCCGATTTTCAAGCAGTGGCGTTGGCACCGGTTGTTTATCTTCAGGGCATGTCAAGGACAATGTTCCGAGGATAGTTTCTCAGGGGGACAGAAGGCAAACAGAGACGCTTGAACCTACTGTTACTTCATCTTCCGGTGGTGGGTCGGGCAGTAGTTTTGGGAGAACATACAAGCAGTCGACCGACACCAATAGCCACAAAAGAAAGGGCAGAGAAGCAGAGGAATCTGAGTGCCAAAGCGAG GCTGCTGAGCATGAATCAGCTGCAAGAAACAAGGCATCACAAAGATCCGGGTCAACTAGGAGGAGCCGTGCTGCTGAAGTCCATAATCTCTCAGAGAGG AGACGGAGAGATCgaatcaatgagaaaatgaaggcaTTACAGGAGCTTATACCTCACAGCAACAAG TCAGATAAAGCATCGATGCTAGATGAGGCAATTGAGTACTTGAAGTCCCTCCAGTTACAACTTCAG TTGATGTGGATGGGAGGTGGTGTCGCGCCTATGATGTTTCCAGGAGTCCAGCACTATATGGCCagaatgggaatgggaatgtGTCCACCTCCACTGCCTTCTATTCACAACCCAATGCATTTACCAAGGGTTCAACTAGTTGATCAGTCCACATCTGCAGTTCCACCGCCAAACCAGCCTCCAATTTGCCAAACCCCAGTCTTGAATCCGGTTAATTATCAAAATCAGATGCAAAATCCCAACTTTTCGGAGCAGTTTGCACATTACTTGGGCTTCCACCCTATGCAAACTCCCTCTCAG CCCATGAATGTGTTCAGCTTTGGATCCCAGAGTCACCCCATGGCATCGCCTGCCACCACTGGTGGCACCTCCACTGCAGCTGCTGCAGTTGATGGTGCTCCAGGCAGCAAGTTGG GTTAA